Proteins encoded in a region of the Sphingomonas sp. OV641 genome:
- a CDS encoding VIT family protein, producing the protein MSRLRTHPERHAVSRIGWLRAAVLGANDGIVSTGSLIAGVAASGADKAAILIAGVAALVAGAMSMAAGEYVSVSSQSDTEKADLALEKRELTDQPDFERQELANIYVGRGLDVDLALQVADQLMAKDALGAHARDELGISEVSTARPLQAALTSAITFSAGAAAPLAVIALAPQQFLIPLVIATSLVCLAVLGFLGAQAGGAAPIRAVIRVTFWGALAMALTAGIGRLFGTSL; encoded by the coding sequence ATGAGCAGACTACGAACTCATCCTGAGCGCCACGCAGTGAGCCGCATCGGCTGGCTGCGCGCTGCCGTCTTGGGCGCCAACGACGGGATAGTGTCGACAGGGAGCCTGATCGCCGGTGTCGCTGCTTCCGGCGCGGATAAAGCCGCTATCCTGATCGCAGGCGTTGCGGCGTTGGTTGCCGGCGCAATGTCGATGGCGGCGGGTGAATATGTTTCGGTCAGTTCGCAGTCGGATACAGAGAAGGCCGATCTTGCGCTGGAAAAGCGCGAACTCACAGATCAACCCGATTTCGAGCGCCAGGAACTGGCGAATATCTACGTCGGACGAGGACTCGATGTCGATCTCGCCTTGCAGGTTGCCGATCAACTTATGGCCAAGGACGCTTTGGGAGCACATGCTCGCGACGAACTTGGCATCTCGGAAGTCTCGACTGCGCGCCCCCTGCAGGCCGCGCTGACTTCGGCGATCACCTTCAGCGCCGGAGCGGCGGCGCCCCTGGCCGTCATTGCGCTAGCCCCGCAACAGTTCCTGATCCCGCTAGTGATCGCCACGTCGCTGGTTTGCCTGGCTGTGCTCGGATTCCTCGGCGCCCAGGCGGGCGGAGCTGCACCTATCCGCGCCGTGATCCGAGTCACCTTCTGGGGCGCACTGGCGATGGCTCTGACGGCGGGTATCGGACGCCTTTTCGGGACATCTCTTTGA
- a CDS encoding cytochrome b, with amino-acid sequence MAQAETRTESSPDRDDVTSGALRMSGSLKSGRYGSLSIALHWLMLLLIAVVYACIELRGYYPKGSDIREGMKALHFMLGLTVLALVIIRVIARIVGTTPRITPEPKAWQRFLSRSVHLALYLFMIFMPVAGWLVLSASGKPIPFFGLVLPPLMGENSDAAHQIKELHETVGTIGYYLIGLHALAALVHHYVMKDDTLRRMLPWRA; translated from the coding sequence ATGGCGCAGGCCGAAACTCGAACTGAATCATCGCCGGACCGGGACGATGTCACAAGTGGAGCGTTAAGGATGAGTGGGAGCCTGAAATCCGGACGCTACGGCAGCTTGAGCATCGCGCTGCATTGGCTGATGCTGCTGTTGATTGCGGTCGTTTATGCCTGCATCGAACTTCGCGGATATTATCCAAAAGGGAGTGACATCAGGGAAGGCATGAAAGCGTTGCATTTCATGCTGGGCCTGACAGTCCTGGCCTTGGTCATTATCCGCGTGATCGCCCGCATAGTGGGGACCACGCCTCGAATCACGCCTGAACCAAAGGCATGGCAACGCTTCCTGTCGCGTTCTGTCCACCTAGCATTGTATCTGTTCATGATTTTCATGCCCGTGGCCGGTTGGCTGGTTCTGAGCGCTTCGGGCAAGCCAATCCCGTTCTTCGGCCTCGTCTTGCCTCCGCTGATGGGAGAGAACAGCGATGCCGCCCACCAGATCAAGGAACTGCACGAAACGGTGGGGACTATCGGCTATTACCTGATCGGCCTTCACGCCCTCGCTGCACTCGTCCATCACTATGTCATGAAGGACGATACATTGCGCAGGATGCTGCCATGGCGCGCCTAG
- a CDS encoding response regulator transcription factor codes for MRVLIVEDNDRLAKLMAEGLQRRGFSCDIAGNLTDADSAMDGAAYDAIILDLGLPDGDGVDWLGARRRAQHVAPALIVTARGALEDRVAGLDGGADDYVVKPIEIEELAARVRALLRRPGPRAQTVIEIGALSFDTAARAARYEGNEIDLSRREADLLELLMRRAGTVVRRGAIEDALYSFNEPVTPNAVEAAMSRLRRKLDEAGAGGKLNTIRGIGYMLRETA; via the coding sequence ATGCGAGTGCTTATCGTCGAGGACAACGACCGACTGGCAAAGCTGATGGCCGAGGGGCTTCAGCGCCGTGGCTTCTCCTGCGACATCGCCGGCAATCTCACCGATGCGGACAGCGCCATGGATGGAGCGGCCTACGACGCGATCATCCTCGACCTCGGCCTGCCGGACGGTGATGGCGTCGACTGGCTTGGCGCAAGACGCCGCGCACAACATGTCGCACCGGCGCTCATCGTGACAGCGCGCGGCGCACTGGAGGACAGGGTTGCGGGACTCGATGGTGGCGCGGACGATTATGTCGTGAAGCCGATCGAGATCGAGGAACTCGCGGCTCGGGTCCGGGCGCTGCTGCGCCGTCCCGGTCCACGAGCGCAGACCGTGATCGAAATAGGAGCGCTAAGTTTCGACACGGCGGCCAGAGCGGCGCGCTACGAAGGTAATGAGATCGACTTGTCCCGCCGTGAAGCCGATCTTCTGGAACTACTGATGCGGCGCGCGGGCACGGTTGTCCGGCGCGGCGCCATCGAGGACGCGCTTTACAGCTTCAACGAGCCAGTCACGCCTAATGCGGTGGAAGCCGCAATGTCGCGATTGCGACGGAAACTCGACGAAGCTGGTGCGGGCGGAAAGCTGAATACGATCCGGGGCATAGGCTATATGCTGCGAGAGACAGCATGA
- a CDS encoding HAMP domain-containing sensor histidine kinase — MTHRRSVSRRLARGLGLVGLIGSILLLAAVVFFYRLSFVDLSAKQATDRAIREMLEHVGLPVLVLMVPMAFVGLRVIRQAFMPLEEAAMEIEAARGHERGYRIDTSRMPAEALPFTDAVNDLLARLDDAATRQEAFAADVAHELRTPLAVLSLELDQFDHTEASRLKADVAAMRRLIDQLMLLAQIDAAAAAQLAPEAVPLTDVATDVVSLLAPGVIAAGKTIALEAGAESPIVRGRREAIAAALRNLVENAVRATPAGGAVQVFVGPGCAIRVKDQGPGLSSDRLHDLIRRHSRADHASKDGAGLGLAIVERIMAAHGGALTTDPGARELTLRFPENS; from the coding sequence ATGACACATCGGCGATCCGTTTCCCGGCGTCTGGCAAGAGGGCTCGGTCTGGTCGGATTGATCGGCTCGATCCTATTGCTCGCTGCCGTCGTCTTCTTCTACCGTCTTTCGTTTGTCGATCTCAGCGCGAAGCAGGCCACGGATCGCGCGATCCGCGAGATGCTCGAACATGTCGGTCTGCCGGTCCTTGTCCTGATGGTGCCAATGGCGTTTGTCGGTCTCAGGGTCATCCGACAGGCCTTCATGCCGCTGGAAGAGGCCGCCATGGAGATCGAGGCGGCGCGCGGGCATGAGCGCGGATACCGGATCGACACGTCGCGGATGCCTGCCGAAGCCCTGCCGTTCACGGATGCCGTCAACGATCTGCTCGCGCGGCTGGATGACGCTGCCACACGGCAGGAAGCGTTCGCCGCTGATGTCGCGCACGAACTGCGCACCCCGCTTGCGGTGCTGTCGCTCGAACTCGACCAGTTCGACCATACCGAGGCAAGTCGCCTGAAAGCCGATGTCGCGGCAATGCGACGGCTGATCGATCAATTGATGCTGCTCGCCCAGATCGACGCGGCGGCGGCGGCGCAACTGGCACCCGAGGCCGTGCCGTTGACCGATGTAGCGACCGATGTCGTTAGCCTATTGGCGCCGGGTGTGATCGCGGCCGGCAAGACGATCGCCCTGGAAGCCGGGGCGGAATCGCCGATCGTGCGCGGCCGGCGCGAAGCGATAGCGGCGGCGCTCCGCAATCTGGTGGAGAATGCGGTGCGCGCAACGCCTGCCGGTGGCGCCGTGCAGGTGTTCGTCGGCCCTGGGTGTGCCATCCGGGTCAAGGATCAGGGGCCGGGCCTGTCTTCCGATCGGCTGCATGATCTGATCCGGCGCCACAGCCGCGCCGACCATGCCAGCAAGGACGGCGCGGGCCTCGGGCTCGCGATCGTCGAGCGAATCATGGCCGCGCATGGCGGCGCGCTGACCACCGATCCGGGCGCACGCGAACTGACATTGCGGTTCCCGGAGAATAGCTGA